A region of Streptomyces halobius DNA encodes the following proteins:
- the hmgA gene encoding homogentisate 1,2-dioxygenase translates to MTATGNEQARKTAEGLSYSSGFGNEHSSEAVIGALPVGRNSPQLAPLGLYAEQLSGTAFTEPRHHNRRSWLYRIRPSAAHPPFVRAEQGAIRSAPFTECVPDPNRLRWNPLPEPTGPVDFLDGLWTLGGNGDATQRTGMAVHLYYANSPMNRRVFSDADGELLIVPERGGLLLRTELGLLRARPGHIALIPRGIRFRVELLDADARGYVCENYGQPFQLPDLGPIGANGLANARDFLAPVAAYEDIEGPCEVVNKFCGNLWQATYDHSPLDVVAWHGNHVPYVYDLHRFNVIGSISYDHPDPSIFTVLTSPSDTPGLAGVDFVVFAPRWLVGEDTFRPPYFHRNVMTEYMGLIEGAYDAKAEGFLPGGGSLHNMMSAHGPDRETFDKASAAELRPQKIEDGLAFMFETRWPLTLTAQARDAGHLQRGYDDVWQGLQRHFRP, encoded by the coding sequence ATGACGGCCACGGGCAACGAGCAGGCAAGGAAGACGGCGGAAGGGCTGAGCTATTCCTCCGGCTTCGGCAACGAACACAGCTCGGAGGCGGTCATAGGCGCGCTCCCGGTGGGCCGCAATTCCCCCCAGCTCGCCCCCCTCGGACTGTACGCGGAACAGCTCAGCGGCACGGCGTTCACCGAGCCGCGCCACCACAACCGCCGCTCCTGGCTCTACCGCATCCGCCCGTCGGCCGCGCATCCGCCGTTCGTCCGCGCCGAGCAGGGCGCGATCCGCTCGGCGCCGTTCACCGAGTGCGTCCCCGACCCCAACCGGCTGCGCTGGAACCCGCTCCCCGAGCCCACCGGTCCGGTCGACTTCCTGGACGGCCTGTGGACGCTGGGCGGCAACGGCGACGCCACCCAGCGCACCGGTATGGCCGTACACCTCTATTACGCCAACTCCCCCATGAACAGGCGGGTGTTCAGCGACGCGGACGGCGAACTGCTGATCGTCCCGGAGCGCGGCGGACTACTGCTCCGTACCGAACTGGGCCTGCTGCGCGCCAGGCCCGGCCATATCGCGCTGATCCCGCGCGGCATCCGGTTCCGCGTCGAGCTGCTGGACGCGGACGCCCGCGGCTATGTCTGCGAGAACTACGGCCAGCCCTTCCAGCTGCCCGACCTCGGCCCGATCGGCGCCAACGGCCTGGCCAACGCACGGGACTTCCTCGCCCCGGTCGCCGCCTACGAGGACATCGAGGGGCCCTGCGAAGTCGTCAACAAGTTCTGCGGCAACCTCTGGCAGGCGACCTACGACCACTCACCGCTGGACGTCGTCGCCTGGCACGGCAACCACGTGCCCTACGTCTACGACCTGCACCGCTTCAACGTCATCGGCTCGATCAGCTACGACCACCCCGACCCGTCCATCTTCACCGTCCTCACCTCCCCCTCCGACACCCCGGGCCTCGCCGGCGTGGACTTCGTGGTCTTCGCGCCGCGCTGGCTGGTCGGCGAGGACACCTTCCGGCCGCCGTACTTCCACCGCAATGTGATGACCGAGTACATGGGACTGATCGAGGGCGCCTACGACGCGAAAGCCGAGGGATTCCTGCCGGGCGGCGGCTCGCTGCACAACATGATGTCGGCGCACGGCCCCGACCGGGAGACCTTCGACAAGGCGAGCGCCGCCGAGCTGCGGCCGCAGAAGATCGAGGACGGGCTGGCCTTCATGTTCGAGACCCGCTGGCCGCTGACGCTCACCGCGCAAGCCCGCGATGCCGGACATCTGCAGCGCGGCTACGACGACGTATGGCAGGGTCTCCAGCGCCACTTCCGCCCGTGA
- a CDS encoding GntR family transcriptional regulator: protein MTTFAPDSLALNRKLPLWYQVSQSLRASILGRSPDAPLRLPTEDALATHYGVSVLTMRQALKELEAEGLISRHRRRGTFIEPGARRGAPVRLLGSVDAIVAQQSGMSTQLLDHGPVPVPAELSLNFPELTEVTGFRRLRSDEETGEPTNHAHNYVRPDVAARIDPADLERWPMTKVLRDAVGVRISRITDTVEARLADPETARLLQVPLLSPILHYTGITYDESGRVVDVARIHYRGDRFSFTVTLDADQGFSGPAPEDGI from the coding sequence GTGACCACCTTCGCTCCCGACTCGCTCGCCCTCAACCGCAAGCTGCCGCTGTGGTACCAGGTCTCGCAGTCGTTGCGCGCCTCCATACTGGGCCGCTCCCCGGACGCGCCGCTGCGGCTGCCCACCGAGGACGCGCTCGCCACGCACTACGGCGTGAGCGTGCTGACCATGCGCCAGGCCCTCAAGGAGCTGGAGGCGGAGGGACTGATCAGCCGGCACCGGCGGCGGGGCACCTTTATCGAGCCCGGCGCGCGACGCGGGGCGCCGGTGCGGCTGCTCGGTTCGGTGGACGCGATCGTGGCCCAGCAGTCCGGGATGAGCACGCAGCTGCTGGACCACGGGCCGGTGCCGGTACCCGCCGAACTGTCCCTGAATTTCCCGGAGCTGACGGAAGTGACCGGTTTCCGGCGGCTGCGCAGCGACGAGGAGACGGGCGAGCCGACCAACCACGCACACAACTACGTCCGGCCCGATGTCGCCGCCCGGATCGACCCGGCGGACCTGGAGCGCTGGCCGATGACCAAGGTGCTGCGGGACGCGGTGGGCGTACGGATCAGCCGGATCACCGATACCGTCGAGGCGCGGCTGGCGGACCCGGAGACCGCCAGGCTCCTCCAGGTCCCACTGCTCAGCCCGATCCTGCACTACACGGGCATCACCTACGACGAGTCCGGCCGGGTGGTCGATGTCGCCCGGATCCACTACCGCGGCGACCGGTTCTCCTTCACGGTGACGCTCGACGCGGACCAGGGCTTTTCCGGCCCTGCTCCGGAGGACGGGATCTGA
- a CDS encoding type ISP restriction/modification enzyme: MTAKLDAPRLSDLMPWSVAPLRLGRSWVRGPDPEVLRARWNALVGAEDTAVRERLFGPSRSRTLHSAVGQLPGQATPTGRLSRAGGPCPEPVRMLHGPFDRQWLLPDHRLIDAARPELWRVADEEQLFAVELGQVPQVPGPAVVCSALLPDGRSPAGRPGRIHPLYRRPGGGEPNLAPGLLGLLARRLDRPVEPVHVLAWIVANAHHSPDGCTVPLTADPALWDTGVALGERLLWLHTHGRFRPREHTGERPRMPGGRRPYVRAALPARGLPETIGYDAEDEALLLGSGRISPVPPGAWDFHASGGRVLEAWFAQRTGVGTEPPEPGSLAALRPTAWPRQWTSELLELITVLALLAELEPQSEGLRQRTAERPAIGAVELRAAGIVPAPSAARRPASVLDHHEEGPEGQFALL, encoded by the coding sequence GTGACGGCGAAGCTGGACGCGCCACGGCTGTCCGATCTGATGCCGTGGTCCGTGGCGCCGCTGCGGCTCGGCCGTTCCTGGGTGCGGGGGCCGGATCCGGAGGTGCTGCGCGCCCGCTGGAACGCGCTGGTGGGTGCCGAGGACACGGCGGTGCGCGAGCGGCTGTTCGGGCCGTCCCGGTCCAGGACCCTGCACTCCGCCGTCGGACAGCTGCCGGGGCAGGCGACGCCCACCGGGCGGCTGTCCCGCGCGGGCGGCCCCTGCCCCGAGCCGGTGCGGATGCTGCACGGCCCCTTCGACCGGCAGTGGCTGCTGCCCGATCACCGGCTGATCGATGCGGCGCGGCCGGAGCTGTGGCGGGTGGCCGACGAGGAGCAGCTGTTCGCGGTGGAGCTGGGTCAGGTGCCGCAGGTGCCGGGCCCCGCGGTGGTGTGCTCCGCGCTGCTGCCCGACGGACGGTCGCCGGCCGGGCGCCCCGGCCGGATCCATCCGCTCTACCGGCGGCCGGGCGGCGGTGAACCGAACCTCGCGCCGGGCCTGCTCGGCCTGCTCGCCCGCCGCCTGGACCGTCCGGTGGAACCGGTGCACGTCCTCGCCTGGATCGTGGCGAACGCCCACCACTCCCCCGACGGCTGCACGGTGCCGCTCACCGCCGACCCCGCGCTCTGGGACACCGGCGTCGCGCTCGGCGAACGGCTGCTGTGGCTGCACACCCATGGCCGATTCCGTCCCCGCGAACACACGGGTGAGCGGCCGCGGATGCCGGGCGGCCGCCGTCCGTACGTGCGTGCCGCACTGCCCGCCCGTGGCCTGCCGGAGACGATCGGCTACGACGCCGAGGACGAGGCGCTGCTGCTGGGCAGCGGCCGGATCTCGCCGGTGCCGCCGGGTGCCTGGGACTTCCACGCGAGCGGGGGCCGCGTCCTGGAGGCATGGTTCGCGCAGCGGACCGGCGTGGGAACGGAGCCGCCGGAGCCCGGTTCGCTGGCGGCGCTGCGTCCCACGGCCTGGCCCCGGCAGTGGACGTCGGAGCTGTTGGAGCTGATCACCGTACTGGCACTGCTGGCCGAACTGGAGCCGCAGTCCGAGGGGTTGAGGCAGCGGACGGCGGAGAGGCCGGCGATCGGGGCAGTGGAGCTGCGCGCGGCGGGCATCGTCCCGGCGCCGTCCGCCGCGCGCCGGCCGGCGTCCGTCCTCGACCATCACGAAGAGGGGCCGGAGGGCCAGTTCGCGCTCCTGTGA
- a CDS encoding DUF5925 domain-containing protein: protein MCADHVQPSAAEESLPIRLNLDDSDSPSDVVDALFLGRFAKGDQPYARSRSVERVKSGLTLLPPGARTLRSARDDDRSATLAEGDGFTLLISRWNRGADVTVTAVNEELAEKVLRQSADGAEDAPEPQPDNVSMGFWYYSPRRGPHRTSRQITAGTWEEIRPNYTAPVADALDRLMKVAPDEIAGRLLLLHGPPGTGKTSALRTLARSWRDWCQVDCVLDPERLFNDVGYLMDIAIGEDDSAGNGRWRLLLLEDCDELIRGEAKHTAGQALSRLLNLTDGLLGQGRNVLVGVTTNEDLERMHPAVVRPGRCLARIEVGPLTRTEAVNWLGTEEGIGREGASLAELYALRRGTRPASVPAQEPSADAGLYL, encoded by the coding sequence ATGTGTGCCGATCATGTCCAGCCGTCCGCCGCCGAGGAGTCCCTTCCCATCCGTCTGAACCTGGACGACAGCGATTCCCCCTCCGATGTCGTCGACGCGCTCTTCCTCGGGCGCTTCGCCAAGGGCGACCAGCCGTACGCCCGCAGCCGCTCCGTGGAGCGGGTGAAGTCCGGACTGACACTGCTGCCGCCCGGCGCGCGGACCCTGCGCTCCGCGCGCGACGACGACCGCAGCGCCACCCTGGCCGAGGGCGACGGCTTCACCCTGCTGATCTCCCGGTGGAACCGCGGCGCCGATGTGACGGTCACCGCCGTCAACGAGGAGCTGGCCGAGAAGGTGCTGCGGCAGTCGGCGGACGGCGCCGAGGACGCGCCGGAACCGCAGCCGGACAACGTCTCCATGGGCTTCTGGTACTACTCGCCCCGGCGCGGCCCGCACCGTACGTCCCGGCAGATCACGGCCGGCACCTGGGAGGAGATCCGGCCCAACTACACCGCCCCGGTGGCCGATGCGCTGGACCGGCTGATGAAGGTGGCACCGGACGAGATCGCCGGCCGGCTGCTGTTGCTGCACGGCCCGCCCGGCACCGGCAAGACCTCCGCCCTGCGCACCCTCGCCCGCTCCTGGCGGGACTGGTGCCAGGTCGATTGCGTACTGGACCCGGAGCGGCTCTTCAACGACGTCGGCTATCTCATGGACATCGCCATCGGCGAGGACGACAGCGCCGGCAACGGCCGCTGGCGGCTGCTGCTCCTGGAGGACTGCGACGAACTCATCCGCGGCGAGGCCAAGCACACCGCGGGCCAGGCGCTGTCGCGGCTGCTCAATCTGACGGACGGACTGCTGGGGCAGGGGCGCAACGTCCTGGTCGGTGTCACCACCAACGAGGATCTGGAGCGGATGCACCCCGCGGTGGTCCGCCCCGGCCGCTGTCTGGCCCGTATCGAGGTCGGCCCGCTGACCCGCACGGAAGCGGTGAACTGGCTCGGCACGGAAGAGGGCATCGGCCGCGAGGGCGCCTCGCTCGCCGAGCTGTACGCGCTGCGCCGCGGCACCCGCCCGGCCTCGGTCCCGGCCCAGGAACCGAGCGCGGACGCGGGACTGTACTTGTGA
- a CDS encoding SGNH/GDSL hydrolase family protein: MRLSRFAAITSAFSLASALALTGASAAASAQLTAATGYVALGDSYSSGVGAGSYDGGSGSCKRSTRAYPALWSAAHAPSSFSFTACSGARTGDVLNGQLGPLNDSTGLVSITVGGNDAGFADTMTTCALQGESACLARVAQAVDYIHTTLPGKLDTVYRTIAGKAPNADVVVLGYPRFYKLNGSCAAGLSEKSRAAINGAADEINGVTEKRAAEHGFLFADVNRTFAGHELCSGSPWLHSVTWPVEESYHPTAAGQSGGYFPVLDSAA; the protein is encoded by the coding sequence ATGAGACTGTCCCGTTTCGCGGCCATCACATCCGCTTTCTCCCTCGCTTCGGCGCTCGCGCTCACCGGCGCGAGCGCCGCCGCATCCGCCCAACTCACCGCCGCCACCGGCTATGTGGCCCTCGGCGACTCCTACTCCTCAGGCGTCGGAGCCGGCAGCTACGACGGGGGCAGCGGTTCCTGCAAGCGCAGCACCAGGGCCTACCCGGCTCTCTGGAGCGCCGCTCACGCCCCCTCCTCCTTCTCCTTCACCGCCTGTTCGGGGGCCCGTACGGGTGATGTCCTGAACGGGCAGCTCGGCCCGCTCAACGACTCCACCGGACTGGTGAGCATCACCGTCGGCGGCAACGACGCAGGGTTCGCCGACACCATGACGACCTGTGCGTTGCAGGGCGAGAGCGCCTGCCTGGCCCGCGTCGCCCAGGCCGTCGACTACATCCACACCACACTGCCCGGCAAGCTCGACACGGTGTACCGCACGATCGCCGGGAAGGCCCCGAACGCAGATGTCGTCGTGCTGGGCTATCCGCGCTTCTACAAACTCAACGGCAGCTGTGCCGCCGGCCTCAGCGAGAAGTCGCGCGCCGCGATCAACGGCGCCGCCGACGAGATCAACGGCGTCACCGAGAAGCGCGCCGCCGAGCACGGCTTCCTCTTCGCCGATGTCAACCGCACCTTCGCCGGCCATGAGCTGTGCTCCGGATCCCCCTGGCTGCACAGCGTGACCTGGCCCGTCGAAGAGTCCTACCACCCCACCGCCGCCGGTCAGTCCGGCGGCTATTTCCCCGTGCTCGATTCCGCTGCGTGA
- a CDS encoding glycosyltransferase yields MSLRISVIICVHTEERWTDILAAVDSVSGQSYPAHELLLVVDHHPALQARLRNHFARESLPAPTPPTHPDPTRLDPPHSAPPHLTSTPLASTRLHILANSGPRGLSAGRNTGIAAASGEIIAFLDDDAVAERDWLRHFAEGYADPAVLAVGGRTEPVWQSGRRPVWFPAEFDWVVGCTYRGLPVGKTRVRNVLGGNASFRRAAFDLVGGFTHGIGRDGDRRPLGGEETELCIRIGRARPGAVLLIDDRSVVHHRVPAARQRFDYFRRRTYAEGSRRRGWRAVSVRGTGWRRNGAIRRGYCRRVCCAGSGTRCWGGRAAPDGRAR; encoded by the coding sequence GTGAGCCTTCGGATCTCCGTGATCATCTGCGTCCACACCGAGGAGCGCTGGACCGACATCCTGGCCGCGGTGGACTCGGTGTCCGGCCAGTCGTATCCCGCCCATGAACTGTTGCTGGTGGTGGACCACCACCCGGCGCTGCAAGCTCGGCTGCGAAACCATTTCGCAAGGGAGAGCCTTCCGGCCCCGACCCCGCCAACCCACCCGGATCCAACTCGCCTGGATCCACCTCACTCGGCACCACCTCACCTGACTTCAACTCCCCTGGCATCAACTCGTCTGCACATACTGGCCAATTCGGGCCCTCGCGGACTGTCCGCCGGCCGTAACACCGGTATCGCGGCAGCGAGCGGCGAGATCATCGCCTTCCTCGACGACGATGCGGTGGCCGAGCGGGACTGGCTGCGGCACTTCGCCGAGGGATACGCGGACCCGGCGGTACTGGCGGTCGGCGGGCGCACCGAACCGGTGTGGCAGTCGGGCCGCAGACCGGTGTGGTTCCCCGCCGAGTTCGACTGGGTGGTGGGCTGTACGTATCGGGGCCTGCCGGTGGGGAAGACGCGGGTCCGCAATGTCCTGGGCGGCAACGCCTCGTTCCGCAGGGCGGCGTTCGACCTCGTCGGCGGGTTCACCCACGGCATCGGCCGGGACGGCGACCGGCGGCCGCTGGGCGGCGAGGAAACCGAGCTGTGCATCCGGATCGGCCGTGCGCGACCGGGCGCGGTGCTGCTGATCGACGACCGGTCGGTCGTCCACCACCGGGTCCCGGCGGCCCGGCAGCGCTTCGACTACTTCCGGAGACGTACATACGCGGAGGGCTCTCGAAGGCGCGGGTGGCGCGCCGTGTCGGTGCGCGGGACGGGCTGGCGGCGGAACGGCGCTATACGGCGCGGGTACTGCCGGCGGGTGTGCTGCGCGGGGTCCGGGACGCGCTGCTGGGGCGGCCGGGCGGCGCCGGACGGGCGGGCGCGATAG
- a CDS encoding baeRF2 domain-containing protein → MRLSFLEPVYKEPGPFASVYLDTSRDAAIEDPDAAIALRWRRLRDALESEGADADSVAAVAGTVGDDADVPGTHGQALFTAHGKLALQDELPAPPAHDTAHYGTLPDTMPLVVQHAPEIPYLAVRVRYTGRHTTDAPGTVRIDAEAGTWPLTKVTPGERLQNEVPVAEWPQAAERLGRQLEAVARRLGTEMLVLAGDVWARGILARRLPKYLRGQITTVGGSTAPQPGRALMEQQLDDLFRGRMAAHDRELLGSFLAQRAHDGASAEGLAATVSALQRGQVRALFLNNHPESALRLWVGPEPGRLALTEDELRSYGVRTVREERADAALVRALVGTGAELVLVPARQVRLLEGVGVLLRYADPSGLSAPSAQST, encoded by the coding sequence ATGCGACTTTCCTTCCTCGAACCCGTCTACAAAGAACCCGGCCCGTTCGCCTCGGTATATCTGGATACCTCGCGCGACGCCGCCATCGAGGATCCCGACGCCGCGATCGCGCTGCGCTGGCGGCGTCTGCGGGATGCTCTGGAATCCGAAGGCGCGGACGCGGACTCCGTGGCCGCCGTGGCGGGCACCGTGGGTGACGACGCGGATGTACCCGGTACGCACGGCCAGGCCCTGTTCACCGCGCACGGAAAGCTGGCCCTGCAGGACGAATTGCCCGCCCCGCCGGCACATGACACCGCCCACTACGGGACGCTGCCCGACACCATGCCGCTCGTCGTCCAGCATGCGCCCGAGATCCCCTACCTGGCCGTACGCGTCCGCTACACGGGCCGTCACACCACCGACGCGCCCGGCACCGTGCGTATCGACGCGGAGGCCGGGACATGGCCGCTGACCAAGGTCACGCCCGGCGAACGCCTCCAGAACGAGGTCCCGGTGGCCGAGTGGCCGCAGGCCGCCGAGCGCTTGGGACGGCAGCTGGAGGCGGTGGCGCGGCGTCTCGGTACCGAAATGCTGGTGCTCGCCGGGGACGTCTGGGCGCGGGGCATCCTGGCCCGTCGGCTCCCCAAGTACCTGCGCGGCCAGATCACCACCGTCGGGGGAAGCACCGCCCCACAACCGGGGCGCGCCCTCATGGAGCAGCAGCTCGACGATCTCTTCCGCGGACGCATGGCCGCACACGACCGCGAGCTCCTGGGGTCCTTCCTCGCCCAGCGGGCGCACGACGGTGCGTCCGCGGAAGGGCTGGCGGCGACCGTGTCGGCCCTGCAGCGCGGCCAGGTCAGAGCGCTCTTCCTCAACAACCACCCGGAGTCGGCGCTCCGCCTGTGGGTCGGTCCCGAACCCGGCCGGCTCGCACTCACGGAGGACGAGCTGCGCTCCTACGGCGTGCGCACCGTCCGCGAGGAACGGGCCGACGCGGCCCTGGTCCGTGCCCTGGTGGGGACGGGAGCGGAACTCGTCCTCGTGCCGGCGCGGCAAGTGCGGCTGCTCGAAGGGGTGGGGGTGCTGCTGCGCTACGCCGATCCTTCCGGCCTTTCCGCTCCTTCCGCGCAGTCGACCTGA
- a CDS encoding molybdopterin-dependent oxidoreductase — MSRTALRICPLCEATCGLSVTVDGDRVTAARGDRDDVFSKGFICPKGAAFGQLDADPDRLTRPLVRRDGVLREATWDEAFAAVQAGLRPVIEKHAPDAVGVVLGNPNVHTVAGALYPPVLLSALRTRNVFTASTVDQMPKHVSSGLLYGDALAIPVPDLDRTDHLVVIGANPLDSNGSLCTAPDFPGRIRALRRRGGRLTVIDPRRTRTARLADEHLAIRPGTDALLLFAMVRVLFEEGLVDLGERAEHIGRTDEVARLAEDFPPEVVAPVCEVPAERIRGLARELAAARTAAVYGRIGSTTVEFGTLTSWLIDVLNILTGNVDRPGGIMFPLSATGAAPRPPRPGRGFALGRWRSRVSGHPEAKSELPIVALAEEIDTPGEGRIRAAVAIAANPVLSVPDGDRLDAALASLDFMVSVDPYLNETSRHADVVLPPPPPSRSAHFDFAFNALAVRNQVRYTRPVLPLADGRPDECEIHARLILCAGGQDGADPGLVDTMVIDTALGKAVADPHSPVHGLQPSDLSGELTGQTGAERRLDMMLRLGPYGDGFGADPEGLTLARLLDHPHGIDLGPLTPRIPGVLKTRSGTVELCPEPIAAEVARLRSTLTARPDELLLIGRRHLRSNNSWMHNVPALTGGSNRCTVQVHPDDATRLGLTDGGLARLKGDGGELEVPVEITDTVRPGVVSMPHGWGHDRPGTRTGHAAADPGVNVNQLNDGSRLDVLSGTAVLNALPILLTPVP; from the coding sequence ATGAGTCGTACCGCCCTGCGTATCTGCCCGCTCTGCGAGGCCACCTGCGGTCTGAGCGTCACCGTGGACGGAGACCGGGTGACCGCCGCCCGCGGCGACCGTGACGATGTCTTCAGCAAGGGGTTCATCTGTCCCAAAGGCGCCGCGTTCGGCCAGCTCGACGCGGACCCCGACCGGCTGACGCGCCCGCTGGTGCGCCGGGACGGGGTGCTCCGGGAGGCCACCTGGGACGAGGCGTTCGCCGCCGTGCAGGCCGGGCTGCGGCCGGTGATCGAGAAACACGCCCCGGACGCCGTGGGCGTCGTCCTCGGCAACCCCAATGTGCACACCGTCGCCGGCGCCCTCTACCCGCCCGTCCTGCTCTCCGCCCTCCGCACCCGCAATGTCTTCACCGCCTCCACTGTCGACCAGATGCCCAAGCACGTCTCCAGCGGACTGCTCTACGGCGACGCCCTGGCCATCCCCGTACCGGATCTGGACCGCACCGACCACCTCGTCGTGATCGGCGCCAACCCGCTGGACTCCAACGGCAGTCTGTGCACCGCCCCCGACTTCCCCGGCCGCATCAGGGCGCTGCGCCGCCGCGGTGGACGGCTGACCGTCATCGATCCACGGCGCACCCGTACCGCCCGGCTGGCCGACGAGCATCTCGCCATCCGGCCCGGGACCGACGCGCTGCTGCTCTTCGCGATGGTGCGGGTCCTCTTCGAGGAGGGCCTGGTGGACCTGGGGGAACGGGCCGAACACATCGGCCGGACCGATGAGGTGGCACGGCTGGCCGAGGACTTCCCGCCGGAGGTGGTCGCCCCGGTGTGCGAGGTGCCCGCCGAGCGGATCCGGGGGCTGGCCCGCGAACTGGCCGCCGCGCGGACCGCCGCGGTATACGGGCGGATCGGTTCGACGACCGTCGAGTTCGGCACCCTCACCAGCTGGCTGATCGATGTGCTGAACATCCTCACCGGGAACGTCGACCGGCCCGGCGGCATCATGTTCCCGCTCTCCGCGACCGGCGCCGCGCCCCGCCCGCCGAGGCCCGGCCGCGGCTTCGCCCTGGGCCGCTGGCGCAGCCGGGTCTCCGGCCACCCCGAGGCCAAGTCCGAACTGCCCATCGTCGCCCTGGCCGAGGAAATCGACACCCCCGGAGAGGGCCGCATCCGGGCGGCCGTCGCCATCGCCGCCAATCCCGTGCTCTCCGTCCCGGACGGTGACCGCCTCGACGCCGCGCTCGCCTCCCTGGACTTCATGGTCAGCGTCGACCCGTATCTCAACGAGACCTCGCGGCACGCCGATGTCGTCCTGCCGCCGCCCCCGCCGTCCCGCAGCGCCCACTTCGACTTCGCCTTCAACGCGCTCGCCGTCCGCAACCAGGTCCGCTACACCAGGCCCGTGCTGCCGCTCGCGGACGGGCGGCCCGACGAGTGCGAGATCCACGCCCGGCTGATTCTGTGCGCCGGCGGCCAGGACGGCGCGGACCCCGGCCTGGTCGACACCATGGTGATCGACACGGCGCTCGGCAAGGCCGTCGCCGACCCGCACTCCCCGGTCCACGGGCTTCAACCATCGGACTTGTCAGGGGAGTTGACCGGCCAGACCGGCGCCGAACGCCGACTCGACATGATGCTGCGGCTCGGCCCGTACGGCGACGGCTTCGGCGCCGACCCCGAGGGGCTGACCCTGGCCCGGCTGCTGGACCATCCGCACGGCATCGACCTCGGCCCGCTCACCCCACGGATCCCCGGCGTCCTCAAAACCCGCAGCGGCACCGTCGAACTGTGCCCGGAGCCGATCGCCGCCGAAGTCGCCCGGCTGCGATCGACCCTCACGGCCCGCCCGGACGAGCTGCTGCTGATCGGGCGTCGGCATCTGCGCTCCAACAACAGCTGGATGCACAACGTCCCCGCACTGACCGGCGGCAGCAACCGCTGCACGGTCCAGGTGCACCCCGACGACGCGACACGGCTCGGCCTGACCGACGGTGGCCTGGCACGACTGAAGGGGGACGGCGGCGAGCTGGAGGTGCCGGTGGAGATCACCGACACGGTGCGCCCCGGCGTGGTGAGCATGCCGCACGGCTGGGGGCACGACCGGCCCGGAACACGCACCGGGCACGCCGCCGCCGACCCCGGCGTGAACGTCAACCAGCTCAACGACGGATCCCGGCTGGACGTCCTCTCCGGCACCGCGGTGCTCAACGCCCTGCCCATTCTCCTCACGCCCGTCCCCTGA